CTACGGCTGGGGCGGGGGCCCGAACTCCTCCTGGTTGATCTTCATGGTGTTCTCGGCGATGGCGTTGCTGACCATCACGTCGGCTTCCTCGCGGATGTCCGGGTGCTCGTCGAGGTAGGCGGTCAGATCGTTGGTCGCCCGGCGCCACGCGTGCTGGGCGCGCTGGGCGGCCAGGTTGGCGGCCACGACGGTGTCGATCAGCTCCATTGCGCGGCCGGCAGCGGCCAGGGCCGGCGGGCCAACGAGGTTGGACAGGGACACCCCGAACACCTCGGCGAAGCCGATGGCCTCGTCCAGGTTGATGCGGCGCTTGCCGTTCTCGATCCGCCACACCCCCGACGGGTTCATCTCGTAGCCAGCCTCGTTGAGGCGGTCAGAGAGCGTGGTGGTGCTCCAGCCCCGCTGCTCGCGCTCGACCTTGATCCGCTTGGCGGCGTTCTCCTCGCCCTTGAGCAGGACGCCCTCTGGTGCCTCGTCTCGCTCGTCGTCCGACATCAGAC
This DNA window, taken from Streptomyces sp. SCSIO 30461, encodes the following:
- a CDS encoding helix-turn-helix transcriptional regulator; translation: MSDDERDEAPEGVLLKGEENAAKRIKVEREQRGWSTTTLSDRLNEAGYEMNPSGVWRIENGKRRINLDEAIGFAEVFGVSLSNLVGPPALAAAGRAMELIDTVVAANLAAQRAQHAWRRATNDLTAYLDEHPDIREEADVMVSNAIAENTMKINQEEFGPPPQP